acgcggaggaattatcgtaagttactataaaagtaacgctcgcgtaaacatagtaATCGTCAAGTTGTAATGATGCtacgtacatacattattGTCACTCGGTGAACATCAGGATATAACAATGAACAACGCGCCCTCGtgtacttttatttcaaattaaaacgaTTTGTCTTAAATATTACGACATTTCATCATCGGCTAATAGCACATGCATACAATACTAAACTATAATGCCTCCGATCATGTTCATGCTCAAGTATTTTctgtgatttaaaatttatgacaaTTTTGGTTCAAGAAATTCGGTTTCCATCATGGAAATACGCGGCGGCGTTTTCCAGATTGCACTGGATGTACGCTTCAATCGACTTCTATCTATGCCATGGAACAATTCGGTCAAATCTGGCGTGCACTTACGAGTATTGAAGAACTTGTAAACTATTGTGTCAGGAATGTGTAGTTGCATCGCGAGTTGCGCTTTGCGAACATGtgctgcaattaaaaaatatatacatatatatctttccttgttttctcattttaacgataatttaaaatatcataaagaAAATGCACATACCCTGTGCCCAATGCGGTATCTCGTGTTTCGGTCTGCTTTCATCATCTGATTCATCATCGTCAGGTTCACTATCTAGCACATAACTCACGGTAGCACCTTGATGCTTATTATTGGCTTGTTGCttatgctaaaaaaaaaaaaatcaaataagcAATTCAGTTATACGAGCAAATAGAGTTTGAGTCATTTTCTTCGAGGTAAAAGACAACTCACTTTAGCTTGAGCCGCAAGTAACTGTTGAGTTTTTTGCTGAGATCTTAATGCTTCGGCGGCGGCTTGTTGGGCCCTCGCTTCCGCTTCCCTACGTTTCTCGGCTTCTTGCTCCCGGCGTCTTTGCTCGGCGAGCGAACGTTCCGCCTCTTCTTGTTCCTGCAACCTCTGCAATTTCTGTTGCTCCTCCAGTTTGCGGCGCTCTTCCTTCTCCTGGGCTCGTTGCAATTGGGCGAGACGCTTCCTCTCCATCTCCTCGCGTTGCTTTTCTTGCATCGCAAGGGCTAATTTCgccttctcctctctttctctctcggctCTCTGCCGTTTCTCCAATTCCTGCTTCTCCTTAGCTTCTCTCGCTAATTTGTTCTTGAGCTCCTTCTCTTGCCGCTTCCTACGTACAAAGCACATATACGAGATATCGTTCCGACAATTGTTCATCTTTTAcgttaagaaatttttatgtaccTTCTCTTCTCCTCCGTCTGCAATCTCAAggcttcctctctcttttttctcgcgTCCTCCTCAGGCCGCTTCTTTTCGTCTAATTGGTTCTCCGCCGAATTGGTTTTAGTGGTACTTTTTGGGAGTGAAATCAAAGACTCCACATTAGTAATGATGTTCGCACGCGAGGCGGTTAAAGTTTTTGAATactgaaattaaaatacacgTAATTAGATATGTCGCGgtgcaatttaaaaagaaataaaattctgcaTTGATCTCACATTCGAAAGATTCTGCGTGTTTAAAGGGGTGTGAAGACGATTCACAGACAATGTAGGCTGCATCAATTTTAGCTTGCTTAAAGGTGTCGTTTTTAACTGCTGTGTTTGCTTCACGTTTATTTTATCAGTTTGAATCTGaagcaatttattaatacgttCTGGCAGCTGTTCCTTGTTCTGAAAAAGCAAAATCGGTTCATTAGTCAATGAAATCCAGCATTAAAAGAAAGTCGAaaggattaaaataattgtaaaatataactaaCCACAGATTCTTTTACCTCTTTTAACtcttcgtttttcttttgtttcgcTAACGAGATCCTCTTAGCTTTCGCGACCGACTTACGAGCTAATTTTTGCGCAACGCTCTTCTCATTCGTTTCTGTCTCCATTTCCGCGGTGGCCATTGCACGAGTTTTCGTCCTGGTTATTCTAGTTGGAGCGTCTACGTCGACCTTCGATTTCGGGCTATACATAACCGCCTGCTCGAACGCTTCGACTCGCTTCTTCACAGATTCCTTTGCGTAAGGACTAAATAAGGCGTTCGACTTGTACGTGGTTTTACTTTCTTGCGCGGCCACGGGCGCAACTGCGTCCTTGACGCGCGTTTTCACCGGCGTATTAGGAATCTCGTCGTCGCTGGACGTCGATGACATGACTTTGACTTGTTTCTTATTAACCTTCTTCCTACCAAGTTGCTTTCTcagtttttttgtttcaggcGACGATTCATCGTCTGTAATCAATTCATCACAGTCATTGTATTGTGCGGGTGCTTTGTACGATTGCGCAACGTCTTGCGATGTTTTCTTAGAACTTTCCTTTTCCTTCGACTTCTTGCTGTTTCTCGCTGCTTTCTGGATCACCACTGTCTCGTTTAAATTTGGCTGTTGTGGTAAACGCTCCAATACCACTGTGGCGTTTAACTGTGGCAAGAGACTGTGCTTTAAAGTTGAATTCATCACTGGAACAGGCTTTCCAATCGCATCCTCGTACATGGACGGTTCATCGGCATCATCTGCATTGGGTGCAACAATTGTGTCATCGACATTATTCACTTCCCTGTTCTGAGAACTCTTGAAGCTCGCCGTATTGGAGCTTGCCCTACTAGAGCGTCGTAGAACTGGCGATTCAAAATTATCATCCTCCTTGGTATTCTTACCCTTAGCTTCTTCAACAGGTTCCGTAGATTCCACAGGTTGAGCAATCTGTTTGGATTGCTTCCTCGTCACTCTTCTCGTTTGACTTTCCTCTACTCTGCTATACTTGAAAATCCTATCGTTATCTTCATCGGAACTGCTTGCTGCTGACTTCTTCCTTTTAATCTGACTGTCTCTCTTcatctaatattaataaaattgtacattatacaatgctatatatcataataacaaatataaaatcctACAACTTGCAATCAACATATTACAACATAGAAAACCATCGTTACTTACTTTCTTTACAGAATTACTCAGGATGAGGCTTTGCTTCTTGATGTTATCCGCTGCTCTCTTGGATGCTCCTCTCTTAGCTCTACGCCCTACAACCTCATTCTCCTTTCGTTCCTCCTCATTGACAGACTGCACGGAGCTCGCTGGCGAAAGATGTTCCTGCTGAAACACCTCGTCCTCCGGTATGGTCTCGATACGCTGGACCGCTTTTTTCCGGATCTTCGGCGTCTTCGGGACGAGCGGCCCAGACGACGGCTGTGACAATTGCGCGGCGAGCTCCCGCACGTAGGACAGACTGTCCTCCAGATTCTCCCTGAGACGGTTCGACAGTTCCACGCGACGATTGTGGATGACCATCAGATCATTGAGAACGGTCTCGCGGATCTCGGACTTCGATCGGGCGTTCATGGTGCCGGGGGCGTAAATTCGTGACGATTCCTGTATGTACGTCCGCGTGTGTTACCGCGATATAGGCACGCGCGTGTCAAAATTCAACACCTATATCCCGGACGGCGCGAATACAGACGACATTACGGCACGGCGGCGTGCTCGCGGGAACGgcgatgataataataataatattcacgcAGCACACCGAGATCAGCCGATTCGGGCGGGCTACGGACCGAGTGGCACCGAGCGCCGGTTTCTTCTTGTTGGCGGGCACATCGAGACGAATCAGAATCCTCAGCCGCCCGGAGGCTAACGACTTTTCCGTTTGATTTGAATCGAGGCCCCTGGCGACATCTGTACCCGCCATCAACCTCCCCGCGGCCGCGTTCGTGAACGCATCGTTGTCGCGACTTGTGAGGTTCCTCAGAAAGCTAACATAGAGTGCAGCACCATATCAAAATTGGTAGTATTTCGCGCGAGTTTCAAACACCACGTATAATATGTCTAATGtacttaatatattatgtctaatatactttttaccCGGCGAACTAAATTGTAACAaagttatttcaattaatgaaTGCGAACAAACATTATCGATTGACATAcagtcataatatttttattataatactgaTTTGTCTTCCCATATGTCAACAATTGGTGTTTGAAACTCGCGCGGAATACTACCAATTTTGATATGGTGCTGCACTCTATGCTATACCTTTCACTGAGAAACCTCATTTCCAGGGCTGCTttcggaaacgtcacccgGGTACACTCCTTTCTCCTTCTAACTCgctgagatagaaagagaaaggagtaTACTTGTGTGCACTCGGGTGACGTTTTCGAACGCAGCTCAGGGAGCGTGGATGGAAGAGTAACTAGAAAAAAGTAACTAGATTTAAATCTTGCGTAACGAAGGAGCGTGCGTACCcgctaaagataaaaataaaaattcgcgaagAAAGggcaataaagaaaattagacaatctttttattttgttacatccttttataaatgttaattctttttttctcttatttacaTTTCTAGTGTGTGTAAACAGCaccttttaatttatatcacatttaaATTGTTGTCGTCAATAACATAGGTATCCATTCAGAaacacataaaaattgagaacaaatattaacaaattgaaatcatatatatatatatatatatatatatatatatatatatatatatatatttataaatatatacgtatatatatcgtttgatataatttgtaaacaCATGAATCCACTGACatgaacaaatttttttgcatatccATATCAAACTATGGAAtgcactttttaaatttatcacaaTTATCAGTTATATAATGTGCagcaaattatttgaattggCAGTGCACAATACACGTTATGATAATTCACTTGGTCCTACCCTGCATTATTTAAATGCGAATTATCTACATCTATTCTCTCGTTAAATGTAAACAAGCTCATTGCttttaaaatcacattttgattttcgattgcttaaaatttaaatatatcctcAGAAAAGTAGATCAATCTGTGAAATCGCAatttgtttccttttttttttttaacagtaaaGTGCagttgcaaaaaatttatcacattattaCGAATGGAACAATTctcgatattattttacatcgGAAATCCGGACGTGCAAATTCCAAAATTGAACCGTCGTCGTTAAACCCTGCCTTTTCTTAAACTCGTTTGTCTTACGAATTACTGTCCGCTTCCTGTAGCCTCACTAGGATTTTCCGCAGAACATTGACCTCTTTGAGCAAATATCTTAAGCACCTCGACTTCAAAGTTCGGATCAAGCAAAATATCTATTCCCTTTGTTCCATTCGTCGAATACTTTTGAAATACGGTCTTAGCTACTTCCCATAATGAGCAATTGTGTTGCAGCGTACGGACCAGGGGCAGCGCCGATGGGAACAATAACGACAAGTTactagaaaataaatgtaaaatgaaaaCAAGGTCTATATCATCCAAATAAATTATCGAATGTACTCACGTAAAGACGGGAATAACTAAATTAGTAATGAATTGTATTTGGAGATCAGGAATCGACGCACGTTCCCTGTCCATCATTTCGACCGGCGCGTTGCCCATGCTTTTCTCGAGATCTCCTTGCGAGAAGAATTCGTCAAATATTTGCTCCTAATacggaaaattaaaatttatttatggcCATCATTGGACTTGTATAATAAATCGGACATTTAAAGTTAAGCGAATTTTACCGCCGTTTTCTTCGAGATTTTCCAATCTTTGGTCTGATCGCTAAGATCGCAGCAAGTCATAAGCATCTCGAATAACAGCTTCTGCTGTTTCGAatcatttttgttatatccACCGCGAATCATTTCTTCTTGATTCCTTATGCTACGAAAGTGAGAGGCTAGATCAGTCGCGAGTATATTGCTCCTCAGCAAATCCAAAGCTTCGCTGTACTCGTTGCTGTCCAAACTCTCAAATATATTGCAGCCTTCGGTGTTTAAAATGCACATTGTTTGTGCAAGATGATGTCTCTATGAAACAAAGAGTAATAGATCTGTTCAGTTGGAGAacgaaaattctttaaaaaactgTCGACATTCCGTGTCTTACCTCCATAACAGATCCCTCTGAACTGTAAAGACTCGCTAATACGGTGCCGCACTCGGTTTGAAATGAATTATTAGTTCCTCTATGGTCTATATCGTGACATAAACACGACACAAGAAACACCAGGGCCTGTAAGGGGGTCATGTAATTTTCCTCAATAAGTTGCAGATTCTTTATCAACAGATATGCAAAGTGCGCCACGGAGAATGCATGTGTCCAATTGTGATAAGGTGCGTCTCTGTAGCCTTTCTTGACATACAgtataaatctgaaaattatgttacgttacaaaataaaatttattgaatcaTACATCACTTCGTATTTCGCATCAGTACCTTGTAAGGGTCGGCATTTTAATTTGGTTTAAGAAATTCAAGTctgtaaacattttaatagtgTAGCAAGGTATATGTTTGTAAGGTACGTTCCTCGGACTGAAGTGAAATTTGttgaaatctttaatattgtGGTCGTCCCCGCAATTCAACAACGCTTGCACAGCAGATTCCTCCACCTACAAAGAGAAATCCCTCTACGTAATCCATTAatcgattataaaatatatcgtttgTCCGACAAATGACTTACCTTCATGTGATACATCATTATCTCGTTACTGAGCTTATTTCGAGCTTGAGCATCCTGCATCTTTTTATAAACGATACTATGCATTATCGATATACCGCAATAGATACTGAACGCTGTCGCGATTTGTTCGTCAAAGGCATCGAAATACAAaccgtttattttattgcacaaTTGAGCCACTCCTAAAACATAACTCTTTACATCTTCAggtttttattacaatttattttaattgcaacaTTCTCGCAGGACGTTTAACCCAGTATGTTCTAATTTACCAACAATCCCTTTCTCGTCCCGTATTGGaaagcacaaaatatttctagTCCTAAATCCCGTCGCCTCGTCTATCCCGCGATAAAAAAGGGGATGATTGTAAGCGTCTCGAATATTGAGTAATTTACCGGTGGTCGCAACATGACCGGCTATACCCTGTCCAATAGGTATTCTCATCTCGCTTATAGCCTAGGAacgttaaaagaataaaaacgtCGAGTTAAATTACAAAACATTCATCCATTTGCATGTGAAATTAACTGCGCAAGTTACCTACTTCTCCCGTGGAAATGCCATCGAACACTTTGGCGACCAAATCTTGTTGATCAGGATCCAAAAGGAATAAAGAGCATCTCTCTGCGTTCGTCAAATTTCTGACCTCCGCCATAATCTCGCGCAGGAGATCAGAAAAGTCTCCTAGATTTAAATTggaagataaataaaagatggTATAGAGATTAAATATCTTGGAGTATAAGGGCTCAGACACAATgacaaaaataaggaataagataaaggagtaaggaataagggaatgtcgcatctcacttcagtacacgtacattaaagtgagatgcaacatgccttattccttattcctttatcttattccttatttttctcattgtgtcTGAGCCCTAATATATCGGATATACATATTGTACTTGGAGCTGATTCATACCCAAATACGTGAAGAGCTTCCTAGAAACGGCTAGTAATTTTTGACACTGTTGTTTCACGCGAATTTCCTCGTAACAACGCAACGAACTGAGCAAGTATCCAAGACAAAACCtgcgatatttttttcattcaatataaattacgtTCCATTGGCAATTGCACAGTACATAACAATTGCATTATACGATACCTAAAGCATTCTTGAACTAGCTCTGTACAAGCGTGTCGAGCTTCATCCCCATCCACGTAATCTACCAGGCACACGAGCAAAGCCGTATAATGCTTGAAAGGATGCTGTATCGGGATTGTTAAGAAGGATTGCGACGTCGCGTCGGTTATCCTACTAATGTGTCTCAATAATTCTCCATCGAGTTGCGCAACGTTCAGAGCTAATGACGTTTTGTTTATCACAGCCTCGTACAAAACACTGTTTGGTATCtgcaaaacaaatttaattctgtTCTTCGTAACTCACAGAAAATATATCGGGCGAAAATTGATGCTACCACATTCGTTTttcaaatcaataaattagGGATATTAATCGGGAAATGTGTGTGCCAAGCtaggaatataaatttaaatggatGACAATTATCCTATTGGGTTgatcaataaaaaatctgaCCTATAATCTTATCACAAACAAAGTGTGATATGTAACAAATGTCTAAATATATCTAACAAAGTGCTGTAAACAAAACTGGAGAAGATgaatattttgtcattttgGATAGCCCTTGCactcaattaaaattatcgtgCCGTCTAACActttcctctctctcatccttaaattttattctatacagGAAATCGTCGCGACGGAGACACTTACGAGAAATCTCAATTCTCTATCCAGAATTTCGTCGCCTATCACATGGACAACCATTTCCTCAGTTTCTACCTGTACCGATATGAGAAAGACTAGCCTCGAGTTCGTCACGTCCTGCACCTGTGGAATAAAAAACGAGACTGAAAAAGGAGGCGACGAAAGAAATTGGGAGGAAAATGACATTAACGAATTCGGcaactacaaaaaaaaaggaaaaaagaagaaatgagCGAGCCAGCCGGTGTTCTGTCATCCGACCTAGCAGACGACCGCGATCGCTCGTGGTGGCGTCGCGCCACCATTGGTCGACCGGCGCGAGATCCCGGTGGCGGGTGTCACGATCCTTGCGATCGGGCATCCGGTGCGTTGCGATTTCGTACAGAAAGTTCGACGTTTTCGTACGTACATATTTGTTGAGCCGCCGCTGCACCTCCGTGTACGGCAGGTCGCACAGCTGCTCGATCAGCGCGAGGATCCTCGTCGGGTTCGTGCCCATCACGGCCGATCGCGAATCGGGTGGTCTTCCTCTGCACCCACCGAGACTCCCGCGCGAATCATTTCAGGATGGGACGCGGCGCGACGGGAACAACGTCGGCGACATCGATCGTCCCGTCGCAACCCTTCGCGTGGGCCGACATCGGAGTGGACACCGTTGGAAAAACCGAGTTGAAACTGCGCGCGGCGGTTGGTTTGGTCCCGCGTGAGTCCCGTCTCCCGTCGCGCGATTAACCGCAGCCGATCGTGGCCAGGGTTGACGACGAGGGGAAGCGCGGTCGTCGACGAACCCAGGAGCGACAGGAGCACCGCGTCAAACGGATTCACCACTGACAGGCGGCGATCGCGCGCGACTCCGACTGCATCGCGTCGCGTG
This genomic stretch from Temnothorax longispinosus isolate EJ_2023e chromosome 9, Tlon_JGU_v1, whole genome shotgun sequence harbors:
- the Incenp gene encoding uncharacterized protein Incenp isoform X2 produces the protein MNARSKSEIRETVLNDLMVIHNRRVELSNRLRENLEDSLSYVRELAAQLSQPSSGPLVPKTPKIRKKAVQRIETIPEDEVFQQEHLSPASSVQSVNEEERKENEVVGRRAKRGASKRAADNIKKQSLILSNSVKKMKRDSQIKRKKSAASSSDEDNDRIFKYSRVEESQTRRVTRKQSKQIAQPVESTEPVEEAKGKNTKEDDNFESPVLRRSSRASSNTASFKSSQNREVNNVDDTIVAPNADDADEPSMYEDAIGKPVPVMNSTLKHSLLPQLNATVVLERLPQQPNLNETVVIQKAARNSKKSKEKESSKKTSQDVAQSYKAPAQYNDCDELITDDESSPETKKLRKQLGRKKVNKKQVKVMSSTSSDDEIPNTPVKTRVKDAVAPVAAQESKTTYKSNALFSPYAKESVKKRVEAFEQAVMYSPKSKVDVDAPTRITRTKTRAMATAEMETETNEKSVAQKLARKSVAKAKRISLAKQKKNEELKENKEQLPERINKLLQIQTDKINVKQTQQLKTTPLSKLKLMQPTLSVNRLHTPLNTQNLSNYSKTLTASRANIITNVESLISLPKSTTKTNSAENQLDEKKRPEEDARKKREEALRLQTEEKRRKRQEKELKNKLAREAKEKQELEKRQRAEREREEKAKLALAMQEKQREEMERKRLAQLQRAQEKEERRKLEEQQKLQRLQEQEEAERSLAEQRRREQEAEKRREAEARAQQAAAEALRSQQKTQQLLAAQAKHKQQANNKHQGATVSYVLDSEPDDDESDDESRPKHEIPHWAQAHVRKAQLAMQLHIPDTIVYKFFNTRKCTPDLTELFHGIDRSRLKRTSSAIWKTPPRISMMETEFLEPKLS
- the Incenp gene encoding uncharacterized protein Incenp isoform X3, translated to MNARSKSEIRETVLNDLMVIHNRRVELSNRLRENLEDSLSYVRELAAQLSQPSSGPLVPKTPKIRKKAVQRIETIPEDEVFQQEHLSPASSVQSVNEEERKENEVVGRRAKRGASKRAADNIKKQSLILSNSVKKMKRDSQIKRKKSAASSSDEDNDRIFKYSRVEESQTRRVTRKQSKQIAQPVESTEPVEEAKDDADEPSMYEDAIGKPVPVMNSTLKHSLLPQLNATVVLERLPQQPNLNETVVIQKAARNSKKSKEKESSKKTSQDVAQSYKAPAQYNDCDELITDDESSPETKKLRKQLGRKKVNKKQVKVMSSTSSDDEIPNTPVKTRVKDAVAPVAAQESKTTYKSNALFSPYAKESVKKRVEAFEQAVMYSPKSKVDVDAPTRITRTKTRAMATAEMETETNEKSVAQKLARKSVAKAKRISLAKQKKNEELKEVKESVNKEQLPERINKLLQIQTDKINVKQTQQLKTTPLSKLKLMQPTLSVNRLHTPLNTQNLSNYSKTLTASRANIITNVESLISLPKSTTKTNSAENQLDEKKRPEEDARKKREEALRLQTEEKRRKRQEKELKNKLAREAKEKQELEKRQRAEREREEKAKLALAMQEKQREEMERKRLAQLQRAQEKEERRKLEEQQKLQRLQEQEEAERSLAEQRRREQEAEKRREAEARAQQAAAEALRSQQKTQQLLAAQAKHKQQANNKHQGATVSYVLDSEPDDDESDDESRPKHEIPHWAQAHVRKAQLAMQLHIPDTIVYKFFNTRKCTPDLTELFHGIDRSRLKRTSSAIWKTPPRISMMETEFLEPKLS
- the Incenp gene encoding uncharacterized protein Incenp isoform X1; translation: MNARSKSEIRETVLNDLMVIHNRRVELSNRLRENLEDSLSYVRELAAQLSQPSSGPLVPKTPKIRKKAVQRIETIPEDEVFQQEHLSPASSVQSVNEEERKENEVVGRRAKRGASKRAADNIKKQSLILSNSVKKMKRDSQIKRKKSAASSSDEDNDRIFKYSRVEESQTRRVTRKQSKQIAQPVESTEPVEEAKGKNTKEDDNFESPVLRRSSRASSNTASFKSSQNREVNNVDDTIVAPNADDADEPSMYEDAIGKPVPVMNSTLKHSLLPQLNATVVLERLPQQPNLNETVVIQKAARNSKKSKEKESSKKTSQDVAQSYKAPAQYNDCDELITDDESSPETKKLRKQLGRKKVNKKQVKVMSSTSSDDEIPNTPVKTRVKDAVAPVAAQESKTTYKSNALFSPYAKESVKKRVEAFEQAVMYSPKSKVDVDAPTRITRTKTRAMATAEMETETNEKSVAQKLARKSVAKAKRISLAKQKKNEELKEVKESVNKEQLPERINKLLQIQTDKINVKQTQQLKTTPLSKLKLMQPTLSVNRLHTPLNTQNLSNYSKTLTASRANIITNVESLISLPKSTTKTNSAENQLDEKKRPEEDARKKREEALRLQTEEKRRKRQEKELKNKLAREAKEKQELEKRQRAEREREEKAKLALAMQEKQREEMERKRLAQLQRAQEKEERRKLEEQQKLQRLQEQEEAERSLAEQRRREQEAEKRREAEARAQQAAAEALRSQQKTQQLLAAQAKHKQQANNKHQGATVSYVLDSEPDDDESDDESRPKHEIPHWAQAHVRKAQLAMQLHIPDTIVYKFFNTRKCTPDLTELFHGIDRSRLKRTSSAIWKTPPRISMMETEFLEPKLS
- the LOC139819375 gene encoding cGMP-dependent 3',5'-cyclic phosphodiesterase isoform X2, with protein sequence MGTNPTRILALIEQLCDLPYTEVQRRLNKYVQDVTNSRLVFLISVQVETEEMVVHVIGDEILDRELRFLIPNSVLYEAVINKTSLALNVAQLDGELLRHISRITDATSQSFLTIPIQHPFKHYTALLVCLVDYVDGDEARHACTELVQECFRFCLGYLLSSLRCYEEIRVKQQCQKLLAVSRKLFTYLGDFSDLLREIMAEVRNLTNAERCSLFLLDPDQQDLVAKVFDGISTGEAISEMRIPIGQGIAGHVATTGKLLNIRDAYNHPLFYRGIDEATGFRTRNILCFPIRDEKGIVGVAQLCNKINGLYFDAFDEQIATAFSIYCGISIMHSIVYKKMQDAQARNKLSNEIMMYHMKVEESAVQALLNCGDDHNIKDFNKFHFSPRNVPYKHIPCYTIKMFTDLNFLNQIKMPTLTRFILYVKKGYRDAPYHNWTHAFSVAHFAYLLIKNLQLIEENYMTPLQALVFLVSCLCHDIDHRGTNNSFQTECGTVLASLYSSEGSVMERHHLAQTMCILNTEGCNIFESLDSNEYSEALDLLRSNILATDLASHFRSIRNQEEMIRGGYNKNDSKQQKLLFEMLMTCCDLSDQTKDWKISKKTAEQIFDEFFSQGDLEKSMGNAPVEMMDRERASIPDLQIQFITNLVIPVFTNLSLLFPSALPLVRTLQHNCSLWEVAKTVFQKYSTNGTKGIDILLDPNFEVEVLKIFAQRGQCSAENPSEATGSGQ
- the LOC139819375 gene encoding cGMP-dependent 3',5'-cyclic phosphodiesterase isoform X1, which codes for MGTNPTRILALIEQLCDLPYTEVQRRLNKYVQDVTNSRLVFLISVQVETEEMVVHVIGDEILDRELRFLIPNSVLYEAVINKTSLALNVAQLDGELLRHISRITDATSQSFLTIPIQHPFKHYTALLVCLVDYVDGDEARHACTELVQECFRFCLGYLLSSLRCYEEIRVKQQCQKLLAVSRKLFTYLGDFSDLLREIMAEVRNLTNAERCSLFLLDPDQQDLVAKVFDGISTGEAISEMRIPIGQGIAGHVATTGKLLNIRDAYNHPLFYRGIDEATGFRTRNILCFPIRDEKGIVDVKSYVLGVAQLCNKINGLYFDAFDEQIATAFSIYCGISIMHSIVYKKMQDAQARNKLSNEIMMYHMKVEESAVQALLNCGDDHNIKDFNKFHFSPRNVPYKHIPCYTIKMFTDLNFLNQIKMPTLTRFILYVKKGYRDAPYHNWTHAFSVAHFAYLLIKNLQLIEENYMTPLQALVFLVSCLCHDIDHRGTNNSFQTECGTVLASLYSSEGSVMERHHLAQTMCILNTEGCNIFESLDSNEYSEALDLLRSNILATDLASHFRSIRNQEEMIRGGYNKNDSKQQKLLFEMLMTCCDLSDQTKDWKISKKTAEQIFDEFFSQGDLEKSMGNAPVEMMDRERASIPDLQIQFITNLVIPVFTNLSLLFPSALPLVRTLQHNCSLWEVAKTVFQKYSTNGTKGIDILLDPNFEVEVLKIFAQRGQCSAENPSEATGSGQ